The sequence aagaaagttccaaaaaacaaaacttgaatttgTTGTGTGCCGAGCTGAATTCACACCACAACAATACAGTAGAACAACTATTTACACAGCATTtatattgtattaggtattataagtaatctagagatgatttaaagtatacaggaggatgtgCTTGGATTATATGCAAATGATGCACTGTTTTATGTAAGGAAATTGAGCATCTGCTGATTTTGGTGTGGGggatcctggaaccaatccccgcGGATACCGAGGGATGACTCCATATTGTTTTTATAACCTGAACATTATAGAAAGTCTGACACAGCAGCTAACTTTTCTAGTTCTTCGATTTCTTTAGGAACtatatcattaaaaacaaaacacacaaacatacaaaaaactttTGAGATCTAATACTATTAGCTATTTGAAAGAATACAATAGTGTTTTTAACCTTAGTTGTCAGTTACAGAAGTTAAACAGGATTGGGACAAAATATTATCTCTGGTACTATTGCTATGaactgaaatcaacttgacagcaatgggtttggtttttggtatccttATTTACTCCTTCAGGCACAAGCCTGTTGTTCTTGGTTTAGATAATGATCGTCGAGTTATTTGAATGCAGGAAAGCACAGACTTGTGGACTGGAAGCAGATTTTGGGAAATACAGGTATCCCCCGCTTTTTGAAAGTTCGCTTTATGCCACTTGACTTTTACAAAAGACCTGTTTTCGTTAACcgaaagaaaaccaaagaggatTTTCCCTTTTACGAAAAAGGTGAAAAGCGAAGCAAAAATAGCGTTCGGCGTGTGTTTTCCAGCGAGCTGTTAATTAGGCAGCATACTCCAAGAGCAAGAGTGGCGTTGCCAAGCTCCTTCCCTTGGAACTACACTCAGTATCTCAGCATCAAGCTGCTATGGCTTTATTTGGTATTATTTAGTTGGTTTTTCTTTGGGGGGGGGCAGGTCTGGAACCAATCAAAAAATTTcccaaaatgttctacatcctactttggtgagttgcgtctggagtcttaaaagcttgccaacaGCCATCTAAATACATCTACTGGTCTCTCCTCATCTGGAcacaagacacaagggaaagattagtccaaaggactaacggaccacaagtaccacagtctccaccagattgagtccagtacaactagatggtcctTGGTTACGACCACCAACTGCTctagcagggatcacaatagcagTCCTGGAGACAgttggagaaaaatttagaacaaaattctaactcacacaaaaaagaccgaacttactggtctgatggagactagagacaccctgagaatatggccccctccccgacagccttttaactcagtactgaagtcactcctgaggttcttcattcagccaaaggttagacagacccataaaacacaCAAtcatacatgtagctcaaccatgtatacagactaaatgggcatatcaGCCCACCgccaaggaggagaaggcagaaggggacaggaaagctggatgaatggaaaaaggGAGAGTGCTGGCAAGTCCCGGGGTTgacaaccaacgtcacaaaacaatatgtattaattttttaaaggaagttaatttgcttgtaaactttcacctaaagcacaataaacatttttccccatttaaattaatggtaattgttTCTTCACCTTACACCATTTCAACCTAAAACAGGTTTTATAGGAACGCTCTACTTTCGGATAGTGGGGGAAACCTATATAGTCACAGGCGACTAAGGCACTGAAAACCGGGAAGGCGTAATGAGAAACACGATTTACCGACCAAATTCTGGCTTCCAAGGACGGAGAAGAATCAGGAGTGGGGTTTAAAGGTGGTGTGTTTCCAGGTGATGTGGAGAAGACTGGATGCTAGCCATTTCCAAGAAAGCACTGATGGCATGCTTCGCTCCTCTTTGGCAGCCAAATCTGCCTTTGTGCTTCGGAAACGCCTCTAGCATTTCGGCTTTCCTCCCCCCGCCGCGCGCCGGCCGCGAGCCCCTCCAGCCCCGGGGGCTTTCCACCCACCGAGGCCGACGGGGCGCGGGGCACCGGTTTGGCACGATCTAGGCGCCCACCCCGGGGCCCGCCTCCAGCCGGCTCCGACGTCGGTCACCTGACGGAGCCTGCGGGGCAGAGCCGCCGCGGCGCGCCCCGGACTACCGCCGCCTGGCACTGACTGCGCGCGTTCCGCGGCCGGGGGTTTTCCCGTCCGGGGGAGGAAGGGGCCCCCGCCGCACGGACGTTTGCCTTAAATCGCTTCCCTGTCCTCGGCAGGGCTGGAGCTGCTTCCGGGGGCCGGCCCGAGACGGCGAGAAGGCGCGGCCCGTGGCGGCTCCTCGGGCTCCGCGGGTACGTCGGGCCTTTCCTTTGGCGTGGGGAGCGCAGGCGCGCTCGGCTCCCGTCCCTGCCCCGCAGCTCTGCCTGGGGTGAGCCACTGGGATTCCGGTTCCGCCTCAGTACAGCCTGTACCTCGCCCAGGCGGATTAGGTCCGGGCTGAGGGGGCGCGGGCCCAGGTGGGGAGAGCAGGGGTCCCCGGGAACGTCGACGCCTCCGCAGCCCATCTTGGCGCGGGGCTCCGGGGACCGGCGAAGGCCGGGCTGACGTCTGCCCTCGGGGAGGCGGGGGACACCGGACAGGAAAGGGGCACGGCAGAAAGTAAACCCAGCGCCGGCAGAGCTCGAAGCCCTGCGCGCCCAGGCGCATCCCCGTGCCTGCGGCTGTGCCCTGAAGCCCTCCTGCCGGCCGCTCTGTGCGCCCTCACCGCGGCCCCGACCCCGACCCCCTCGTCTGAGCGGGGGTGGCAAGCGTCTAGTGAAGTTGAACGTGTGCCTCCTGCAAGGGGCGAGTCTGCGCTCGCTGCTGACTGCTGGCATCGAACTTCTGAAGACTGGATTTCGGTTTCCGTGGCTCAGGGGTGGGAGAGGTTCGGAACTTGCATCTGCCTGGAACCGTTGCTCTCTAACCCTGAGCCGAGCCGGTTTACTTTCTTTCGTGCGCAGAATTTCTGAGTTGTGTCTCtgttcagaaaatatttaaatagggACCAGTTAGTTCTTTAAGAATGCTCCGAAGTTCCCCTTACAAGTTCAGCTTTTTGAAACGAGAAGTTGTCTTTAGAACTTAGATGCAAACTAGGAAAAGTGCTTTtcttgttaagaaaaaaaaaaaaaacactacttgTGCAAACAACAGACTGAGGTCATTCTAATCTTGCAGAAGGTCCTGTCAGCACTGTTGCTAGGTCAGCTCTTTCCTAAGGAGCAACTGGAAAGTAGCGCGGTCGGATTTGAAGGGAGAGGCCTACAAAAGGAAATGCAAACGTCGTGGCTATTTGAAAAATGACTTACCAGCATTTTAAGTTTCTTCCTCTTCTAAGCAGAGAATATATGTGTCTTTAAGATTTTTATAATTGTGCGTATTTTATGAACATTGCCGGAAGTTAGTGGCATGTATTCAGAAGTTTTTAAGTTATCagtttattttttgtattattttgtttaataattTGGCTTATTTGGTTAAATAACTCGTTTTGATTTTCATCATTGAGTATGATTTACTATATATTCCATCCTAGGTGTATTTCCTCATAAGAATCTTTTAATAGCTATAAAACCATGGAATTTACTCCTCCCAAGTAGTAGGCTTGCTTGTCAAAATTAGTTTTGCCCCAATATCGTTTAAAGTTTATTTCGCTTTCTTCTTATGCCTCatatggaaacccttgtggcatagtggttaagtgctatggatgctaaccaaaaggttggcagttcaaaggcaccaggcactccttggaaaccctgtgggcagttctactctgtcctgtatggtcggtatgagtcagaattgactagacgacAATGAGTTTATGCCTCAAAGCTCTGCCTGAGTTGCTGAGTGGTCTGTGGGACAAAACAATATCTGTTGCACCCAAGTCTTCTTTCTTATCTATTATTACACTTAAAAAAATTGTTGCATCTTGCATTAGAGAAAAAAGGATAGATTACCTTCCAAAGAGTTACATTTAAACTGACAGCAAATTTCTTAACAGAAACAAAAACCTAAAGACAATGGCATTTTACCTTCAGTTTTATGCAGAGAAAATAACTGCCAATCTAGAAATGTGCTGTATGAAAATATCTTTAAGAAATGAAACaaattttcagacaaacaaaaattgaGATAACTCATTAGTAGCAAACCTTCACTAAAGGAAACACTAAATAAAGGATGCCCTCTGGGGAGACAAATATGTGATCCTAGATGAAAGGTGGCAATGCAGAAAGGAACGAAGAGCAAAGGAAATAGTGACTGTGGAGggaaatcaaaatgaaaaaatgacTCTTTGAAACAACAGTAATAATGACTTTTGTGAAGTAATTATAATTACAATACATGACTACATGTAAGTCAGTAGGAGGGCAAATGGATTTAAAAggtagggaaccctggtggctaaccaaaaggtcggcagttcaaatctaccagatgctccttggaaactctatggggcagttctaatctgtcctatagagtcgctttaagttggaattgacttgactggacggcaatgggtttgtttttcttggaAAGTCCTTATGTTGTCTGGGGAAAGGATAAAAATTCTTGTTAACAGCAGATAATGACGAGGATGTACCTTGTAGTCTCCTGGATAACCAGGAAAAGAGTAGTGAAACAATGTATAACTTCCAAACTAACAGAGGAAAAAGGTAATGATTAAAAACACCAGAGATTTAAAGGAAGGCAAGAAGAAACAGAGGAAAACACAGAAGCAGCTCTGCTCCACCCTGCACAGCAGGCTTGCAGGTTAGATACAAACCTTACCTAACTGTGCCGATTGACG comes from Loxodonta africana isolate mLoxAfr1 chromosome 13, mLoxAfr1.hap2, whole genome shotgun sequence and encodes:
- the LOC111752668 gene encoding collagen alpha-1(VII) chain-like produces the protein MPAVSSERRLAPCRRHTFNFTRRLPPPLRRGGRGRGRGEGAQSGRQEGFRAQPQARGCAWARRASSSAGAGFTFCRAPFLSGVPRLPEGRRQPGLRRSPEPRAKMGCGGVDVPGDPCSPHLGPRPLSPDLIRLGEVQAVLRRNRNPSGSPQAELRGRDGSRARLRSPRQRKGPTYPRSPRSRHGPRLLAVSGRPPEAAPALPRTGKRFKANVRAAGAPSSPGRENPRPRNARSQCQAAVVRGAPRRLCPAGSVR